One Phragmites australis chromosome 23, lpPhrAust1.1, whole genome shotgun sequence DNA window includes the following coding sequences:
- the LOC133905803 gene encoding uncharacterized protein LOC133905803 isoform X2 — protein sequence MKRNGDIASLFRKHRAKKIASSSSPSSVGVVAEEQTQEQEGTPEQERVIEEIVNLMPSSPPSVPLEDVSPLPPIYDINRLPHDPGERLPIVSYPINDQDAIRRAYSLKGPFQPYAHDFAKRKIGNRDRQFTPLWFHKYHWLEYSIKKESVFCFVCYLFKNEKSKGKGTDAFIKGGWRNWNRGEEALDKHVGGVTSVHNAAQERYNLFINPSAAIDNQIVKLNNEDLRLYKIRLTYSLRCLKFLLHQGLAFRGHDENEESSNRGNFLELLNWLAANSEEVNKYVLKNAPVHT from the exons ATGAAGAGGAATGGAGACATTGCATCTCTTTTTCGGAAACATAGAGCAAAGAAGATTGcctcttcttcatctccttcttcgGTTGGTGTTGTGGCAGAAGagcaaactcaagaacaagaaggcACGCCAGAGCAAGAGAGAGTAATTGAAGAAATTGTGAATCTGATGCCATCTTCTCCACCATCTGTTccacttgaagatgtctcaccACTACCACCGATTTATGATATTAATCGCCTTCCACATGATCCCGGGGAAAGACTGCCCATTGTAAGTTATCCTATCAATGATCAAGATGCAATTCGAAGAGCATATAGTCTTAAAGGTCCATTCCAACCTTATGCGCATgattttgcaaaaagaaaaattggaaATAGAGATCGACAATTCACTCCTTTATGGTTTCATAAATATCATTGGCTTGAATATAGTATCAAGAAGGAATCTGTATTTTGCTTTGTATGCTACTTGTTCAAAAACGAAAAAAGTAAGGGCAAGGGGACTGATGCATTTATTAAAGGTGGTTGGAGAAATTGGAATAGAGGAGAGGAAgcacttgataaacatgtgggTGGTGTAACAAGTGTACACAATGCAGCTCAAGAGAGATACAACTTATTTATTAATCCTAGTGCGGCAATTGATAATCAAATTGTGAAGCTGAATAATGAGGATCTACGTCTTTACAAGATCAGATTGACTTATTCACTTAGATGCTTGAAGTTTCTTTTGCATCAAGGATTAGCATTCCGTGGACATGATGAAAATGAAGAGTCTAGCAATAGAGGAAACTTCCTTGAACTTTTGAATTGGCTTGCAGCAAATAGTGAAGAGGTGAATAAGTATGTTTTGAAGAATGCTCCAG TGCACACTTGA